Genomic DNA from Veillonella criceti:
TATATATTAACAACTTTATTAATTAAAATGTCATTTCCAAACCTAGCTGATAGTTACGCCCCGGCATTGTCCACCAATCACGAGCACTACCATAGGAAACATTTGACATTTCAGCATAATAAACATCAAAGATATTATTTACTCGTCCAAAGATTGTAATTTCATCAGTAATTCGATAGTTAGCACTAACATTAGTAATCCAATACGTATTCTTAGGGAAAAAATCGCCTTTGTCAACACTCACTGAACGACCTGGACGATCAATTACACCACGCACATCTAAATGAGCATCCCATTTAGATGCATTATAATCTAAACTAAAATTAACAGCATGCTTTGGTACATAACCATCAAGATTGGCACTTCTAGCACTTGTTGCATCTACATGAGTATATGTATAAGCTGCTTTAGCAGATAAATGCGATGTAATTTGTTTATATAAGTCCATACTCAAACCATAAGAATCTTCTTTATCAAAATTTTCATAAATATTATTCAAAGACTTTGTATCATAGCCAATTTTATCTTTAGCATGTCGTACAAAGAAATTCATATTTCCTAGCAATGTATCATCAAATTGATGATGAACACCAAAGTCTATTTCATACCCTGTTTCGGGTTTAAGATTCTTATTACCACCATAAAGACCATATAACTGATAAGCAGTTGGTGCTAAGAAATATTCATTATAAGACACATATACGTTAGTCTTATCATTAACATCATAAGCCAATGAAATATGTGGCGAAGTATTCGTCCCAAAGGCTGAATGATGATCTACACGAAACCCTGGTATTAACGTCCACTTAGACGCAAACTGCCATTCATCTTGCACGTAATAAGACGAGTTAGTTAACTTCACTCCATTTTGACTATCTACTTTATCTTGGTGCCAGTCAAAACCACCAACAATAGTATGTGCACCAAGAGTATATGTAACTTGATCACCAATAGCTTTCGTATGTATTTCAGTATCATAATCACCATACATAGCATCTTTAGCACTTATATCATAATGATTATTTAACACATATAGTTGATGACTTAAACGGTCATTAATTGTACTTTTCCAAATACCACGAAAAGAATCATTAGCCTCGGAATTATGGCGAATGTGAAATAGTGAAGCATTCGAATCCGCATATTTTACGCCAGCTCTATACGAGTCATATGAAAACATGACATTATTCTTACTATCAACATTTCCACCAACCATAAAAGACGCTGTATGCCCATCCAAACGCTGTGGAATTGTAAGACCATGGGCATCTTTATAACTACCCATTAAATCTTTCTGATAAGATGCACGCCAATATAGATCGCCTTCTTTCCCCTCATTAATTACTTTATATTGTTCTTGGTCATAACTACCACCAATAGTTCGTACTGTTGTACGCATGCCTTCATCAGGTACTCTGGTAATCATGTTTATAACACCACCAATTGCACCTGAACCATATAAGGTAGATGCGGCCCCTCGTACAACCTCTACTCTATCAATCCCATCCATATTTCTCATCATAGTTAGCGGTGGATTAACGCCTGTCGCATTCATAGTAATGCCATCTACCATAAAAAGCACATTATTACTGCCATTCATTCGTAGAGTATTAGAATAACCAGCACCTGAACCATAACTATCAAATTGCACACCTGGTACAATACGAAGAGCATCTCCTAAATTATCTTGATGGCGTTCTTGTAAATCTTCCCCTTGCAAAATTGTCACACTAGCTGGTACTTTATTAATGTTTTTCTCTGTGCGTGTTGCTGTTACAACTACATCAGGCAAAACATATACTTCCTCATTATCCCCTTCAGCCCATACAGTTTGACGCCCCAGTGTCGTTCCTACCAAGACTAATGTTACATATACAATTATTGCTTTTTTATTTTTTACTGATTGTTTCATCTAAAAACCTCCTAACACAGCACACTACACTATTTTTTATAGCCATACACATCTATAGCCATCATTTCAACAGCATTGACCATAAACTGTGAGTAACTCATAATCCATCGCGCATCAATAACATACACGCGTTTATTTTGCACCGCTTTAATAGTTTGCAACGCAGGATCCCTATATATATTTTCTACCTCAATTTCTTTATACTGATCAAAACTATATACATTTGACGGCACAATAATTATATCAGGATTAATCCTTAATAAGTCTTCTCGTTTACCACTTTCGCTTACATCTAGCCCCAGCATAGCAGCCGCATTAGACGCATTAATAATTTGACAAATAGTATCAAACGTACTGCCGAGTCCTCCTGTTAAACCTAATATACTATAAAAAGCAACCACTTTCTTCTCTGAAACGCCCTTTGTAAAAGATTGCACCTTCGTTAGCCGTTGCTCCATATCAGCTACCATAGCTGCCCCTTTTGCCTGTTCATGCAATATGGAGGCTAATTCTTGAATTGTTACTTTAATCTCTGATACAGTATGAGGCGCTTTATATACATAAACAGGTATTTTTAATGCCCGTAACATCGTTATCATTTCCGAATCAGACCAATCAGGGACAATCAATAAATCAGGCTGTAATGCCATAATCGATTCGGCATTAAGCTTAATACGGTATTTAATTTGTTGCGACGCTTCAGGAAAATTATTGGGCAAATTACCAATGGCTAAAACTCGTTCATGCCCAATTAAAGAAATAACTAAATCTTCGGTACTAACCCCAACAGGAATAATCCGCGAAGGTCTATCAGGAATAGCTACCATAACACCAGTAGAATCACGGACTAAATGCATCCCCTCTACCAGCTTGGTTTCATCAAATGACTTGCAACCTACAATAGAAAATAATACTAATACTCCGAGTAATAAAGCACAGAAACGGTTATATGTTGTCATAATTAGTCCGCCTCAATGCTATAGAAATATTTTTAGGTAATGGTTTTTCAGTGCGATACTGTTCTATGGTTGTTACATCCTTAGGAAACACAAAAATACGTTGTTGTTTAAAATAAGGATCTTCATAAACTGCCGCAGCTAACTGAAAAGCCTCTTTCAAATGACCTGCCGTTAACACATCTCGCGGAGTGCCATCAGCTAGTAACCGACCTTCTGAAAAAAGTAACAGACGGGTACAAAATTTTGCTGCTAATTCCAAATCATGAACAACAATACAAATTCCTTTTCCCTGTTCACAATAGAATTTTCCTTGGCGAAAAATTTCATCAGCATATACTAAATCGAGTGCTGCTGTCGGTTCATCTAACAATAATAAGTCTGTATCTTGTGCCAATGCTTTAGCAAGAAATACGCGCTGTCGCTCACCGCCACTTAATTCATTAATAGTGCGATGGCGAAGCGACCAAATCCCCACGTCTTTCATGACTTGATCTACAATAGCTTTGTCATGCGATGTTTCATTTTGCCACCATTTCAAATACGGATACCGAGCGGTTAATACTATCTCTTTAGCTGTATAACCGAAATTTAAGCTAATATTTTGTTGCATATAAGACACTTGCCGCGCAATCTGTTTATCTGTTAACTGCTTTATATTATGGCCATTTAAAATAACCTCACCAGACTGTATCGGAGAGAGCCCCCGTAAAGACTTTAAAAATGTCGTTTTACCAGACCCATTGGGCCCAATAATACCTACGAATTCTCCACTTCGAATGGTAGCAGATACATTATGTAATATAACTTGCCCACTTAAGGATACACTCATTTGGTGTACTGCTAACTCCATCTAAATGCCTCCTTTTTGACGAACACGACGCAATAAATATAAAAAATATGGAGCCCCTAAAAGGGCTGTCATAATGCCTACCCTAATTTCACTTGGTGCCGCTACTATACGTCCTAATGTATCACAAAGCACAAGGAATACAGCCCCTGCCAGCGCTGATGTTGGTAATAAAATTCGATGATCTGGCCCCACTAAAATGCGCACGATATGAGGAACAATAAGTCCTACAAACCCAATAGCGCCACTCACACAAACAGCTACAGCTGTAATAAAAGAGGCAAGAAATAAAAAGAGTACTCGATATAACATAACAGGAGCACCCAGGGCCTTAGCTTCTATTTCACCAAGAACTAGCACATTTAATTGACGTCCTAGCATCATTAAAATAGAACTACACACTACAAAGGGACCTACTGCTAGCAAGACATGCTCCCATCGTCTAAAATCAAGACCACCTACCATCCAAAACAAAAATTCTCGCAAACGATATTCATTCATCAGTGTTAACATACCAGAAGTAAAAGCCCCCAATAACATACTAACAGCAACACCTGCCAATAATAACGTAGCCGTTTCTACACGCCCCCCTTGCATAGTCAATATAATAGTTATCGCCACAGCTAAAAAAGCCCCTATAAAGGCAAATAAAGGCATATAAAACATACCTAGCGATGTTAACCCCAATGAAATAGCAATAACCGCACCTAACGAAGCCCCCGCCGAAACGCCCATAATACCAGGGTCTGCTAACGAATTTGAAAAAATGCCTTGCATAACAGCCCCAGCTAAAGCCAACGATGCACCAACCATAAGACCTATCAATACCCTCGGCATTCGAATATACCACAGTACCGCTTCTTGTTCTGGTTCTAATGGTGTAATGATTTCTATTGGTAACCCCATCCCCTGAGCCAAGCTCTCTAGTCCACCCACAATCGGAACTTTAATGGTCCCTACGTGTAAAGCAGCAAGTACTACTATAATCAATACGCTTATTAAGGCCAAAATACTAACAATTTGTTTTCTTCTTCTCATACATTGTTTCCCATTCTCTTATTTTCATTTTCTCACCTATATTCACATCTACAGGTATTACCTTAATTGAAACTCTACATTCAAACTTGTCCTAGTACTCACAGCTTCCGCACCTCGTCTAGCCGGTTCAAACCGCCAAGTACTTACTGTATCTAAAGCAGCTTGATCTAGTATTTCACTGCCTGATGAATCAACTACCCATACAGATTCTACATTTCCATCTACTCCAATAGTTAAGCCTACACCCACACTACCACGAACGCCTTGATTTCTAGCTGAGCGCGGGTATCGTGGTTTTGGTGTATAAATTGGCACCGGTCGATAAAAAGTCGCATCCACTACTTCGCCATTTTCATCGCCTTGAATGCCTGGTTGGTCACCCGTGCCAAAACCTGCGCTACCACCACGCCCATTACCTGACGTTTCACCACCAAAAGTACTTTCTAAACCAGCCCTATCATCGCCCTGTTGCTTAATATCCTGATGCTTAGTAATGATACTATCATCATTACTACTCGTTAAGGGATCCGAATATTCAGGCAAAGTAGTAATAGGTGCTATGGCTGGTAAATTGACCGTAAAATTACCACTACCATCACCGCCATCCCCGCCACTATCAGGTGAGCCTTTCGGTACTGGCCGTTTAATTTCTACATAGTCAACCTCAATATGATTCTCAGGCTCCTCAAATTTCGGTGTTTCAGGCCAAGGTAAAAAAGGAATTGATAGCAAAACTATGGCGTGAAAGACTAAGGAGGCTATCCAAGGTTTCGTCCACATATTTTGATAATTCATTACAATTGCTCCTATCTTTCCTCAGCAGCGATTGATACTTTTTGTATGCCTGACTTTTTCACTGTATCAATAACACTAACTACACGCCCATAATTTACACCAGCATCACCCCGAACAATAATAGCCAAACTAGGATTTTTACTAACCTCGGTTTCTAAACGGTGTCTTAATTGTCCCTCTGGCACTACTTCTTTTTCTAAATAAATTGTCCCATCTGATGCAACGGTAATAGGAAGCACTTCATCTAAACTGACTTTAGACGTAGCTGCTTGTGGCAATTGAATAGGTACACTTTTTTGAACAACCATAGTAAGCATACTCATCATAAAAAAGACAAGTAAAAAGAAAATAATATCGATCATAGGGATAATCATTAATTTGGGTTGATGATCTATTTTCATGGATTTAAGCTTCATAGCGATTACCTGCATTCGTATTAATTACATAGATTGACGTTACATATTCTATATCAGCAATCAACACATTGACACGTTGTGCTAAATAGGTATGAATCACTAATGCTAAAATAGCCACTAACAAACCTGTAGCAGTAGCAATTAAAGCTTCACCTACACCGCCAGTAATAGCAAACGGTTCACCTGACTCAATAGATAACACACTAAAGGAGCCAATCATTCCAACTACGGTACCTAATAAGCCCAATAAAGGGGATAGAGTAACAATCGTTTCCAAATAATTTAAATATTTTTTCAACTGAAATACTTCATGCATAGCAATACTTTCAGCTACATCATTAGCATTTAAATCCTCCGTCCGTTCATCAATTGCCTCTTTAATAATCTTACCAGCTACACCACCAGCTTCCTCACAGATAACTTTAGCTTCTTCTAATCGATTATGTCGTAATAATTCAGGTAAACGCTCTTTTAACAATTCAATGTTTGCAACAGCTCCTTTATAACATAAATACCGATTAACCCCAATAGCGACTGCAATAATAGATGCCAGTAAAATGGGGTACATAACTAAACCGCCCTTGTGAAATAATGCTAATAAATCCACGACTATAATCCCTCCAGCCTAAAGGTAAAAATAAAAAAGACACATCTACGAAGATGTGTCTATAACATAACTAAGAAAATAAAAAATTCACAATTTATATTATCGCCAATCCCCTCCCCATCGCTCGTAGGTAAAACGGTGATTCTTCTATAGGCAGTTCTCCTGGCTTAGATTCATAGCTTACCTCGCCTTCCCAGATTTAACCAGTGGCAATGTGAGGTTTGCTCCTCTTACAGTGGCGGGACCGCATCGGCTTATACCGATTTCCCTATTAAGTCTAATGACACCTATATATTCTCTATTTAATTAAGTATTAACTATAGTTTATATAACTCTAGTATGACTGTCAACCATATACCTATATTTAATTTTTAAAGTTATAAAATCAAATATTTTAACTTATTTTTTTAAATTTATACCTCGTAAATTAACGCCCAATAACATAATGCTCAAAATTCCACAAACTATTCCTGCATAAGTACCAATTAATCCATACAATGGCAATATTAAACAACCACAAGTTAACAAAAAAATACCTTGACTCAACGGATACTTAATATTGACTTTGACCCAGATACCTCGTAATGATTTAATAAAAAGCACTATCATCATTAAACAGCTAACTACTAAATAAAATATCCAAATTAATTGTAGTACTGGATGTTCATGGTTTTTTAAATGTAAATCTACACCCTTGGCCAACCACTTAATATACCAAGGTGACACCGCTTCATAACGCATCATATTATTCTTCTTATATGCTGATACCCATAAACTGTCAGTTGATAAATAGCCTTGATAACAGTCTGAAACCGATTCTTTATCTACTAATCGAAAATAATAGGTACTACTACTCGCTTGCGTTAACGCACTGACTGAAGGGATATTAATTGATACTACTTCTTTATCTGGATATATATCCTTAACCGCTTCAAATATTTCAGTATAGGAATAGATATCCCCATCAACAGATTGAAAACTAAAATATTCCTTAGCTGCTAAATTATGCTCTAAATAGTCTATTTTTGAAAAATAAGAGTAACCAATTAATAAACCTCCCGAAATAAATAAAATAATACAATAAGGAGCTGCTATAAGCCCTAATATTCTATGAAGTGAATAATAGCCTATTGTACTTTTTCTATTAACTAATCTTCGATGTAAAAAATACCCTGCAAAACACGTAATTAAACTTATAAAAGTAAAAACCAACAATATAATACGACCATAATTTCCTAACCCTAAATTACTATGTAATTTAGCCAACCAACGCGTTAGTACATTCAAATAGTCATTATTATAATAGCCTGGTATAAATTCATTATTTACTGATATCCATTCATCATTTTTACCATAAAAATGATAACGAATTAATCCATCACGCCCCGGTTCTTTAAAACGAATCGTTAGCATCGACTTTTCAGGTCTAATAGTCATTGAATCAAGTTGCAAATTAGAATTTTCTTTTAATACTTCTTGTACTTTAACATCACTATTGCGCCACATTGCTGCCCCTGTATAAGGCGTTCCAAGTTGATCAAAATGCACAAAAGAAATACTTCTAACCATAATCACTAAACCTGAAAAGCAAAGTAAAAAGAAAATTGCTAAACTAACTATACCAGCATACTTATGTACTCGATACCAACGTCTCATATATTTATCAACCTTCTAATATTCATAACGAACACCTAAGGTATAAGTGCGACCAGCCGTTGCTTCATTATCGTAAAATTCTCTATCAAATATATTATCAATGCTGAATTTAACTGTAAAATCAGGTGTTACTCGATAGCCCACACTTGTATTGACTAAGAAATAACCATCATAAGCCCCATACTCACCACCTGGGGCATTGGCATTTTGACGAGGACTCACATATTGCATATCTAGCAAGGCAATCCATTTCGCTCTATCATACGCTAGCCCTGCATGGAAAATATGTTTAGGCACACCATAATCAACTTGATTATTATAACCAGATTGATTCGTATTTGTGATTTCAGGCCCACTCACTTTGCCCATCTGCCAAGCATAATTAATATACGAGCTTAAATTATCATTAAATCTATGTTCATAATTTAACTCAATGCCACGACGATTTTCTTCCCCATAGTTAATATATTGTTTATATTCAACAATACTACTATTAGGCGCATAAAAATATGTATAAGCTACTTTATCTTTTGTTTCTACTTGATATAAAGAAATATCTAATGTATCTTTATCAGTTAAATGACGTTTCATCCCCACTTCCCAGGTCTTAGATATTTCAGGATCTAAATCTGGATTAGGAATTACATTTCCCATACCTGACCCACCAAACCGATAAATATTATACAAAGCTGGTGGATTAAATGATTCTCCATATGATACATAATAATTCATATTCTCATTGGCTTTATACTCTAAGGCAACCTTGGGACTTATATGATTATACGTTTTACCCTCTGAAGTTGTATCATAACCATTTTTACCGCTACGCCAGAATTTTCCATCCCCTTTTTTGAAACGATCATAACGAGCACCAACAAACAAAGACCATTCATCATCAAATTTATATTCATCTTGAACGAAAACCGCTAAGTTTTTCACTTTCCCTTCGTCCTGTGCATATTGCTCAATAATTGAACCCTTATTATGCCAAGAAGATAAATCATAACGTTTTTGAATCATTTCTTCTTCGTGATAAGAAACCCCTGCATTAATGGTATGTTTTCCAATATCATGCCACGTCTTTTCAATTTCATAGGCCCATTTTTTACCTGGATGTTGCGAATAATCACCAACCCCGGCCCAATCAATCCCTGTATATTTACTTGGAACCGTAGCCGATGTAAATCCATCAACTTTATCATGCGCATAACTTGCTCTAGCTAAGAAATCATTCGCCGTATCCTGATACGACAAAATATGCGTGTCCCGTTTATTCTCACTATCATAACCTAAAAAATTTTTAGGAGAGAGACTTATATATTTATTCTCGCCAACTAATATATTACCTTTCCAAACGGGATTTCCCTTAGCATCACGTACATAAGTAAATGGATTCTTATAAAAAGACTGACTATTCGTTCTTGAATAACTATATGTTAACAGTTTATCTTGATTAAAATTATAGCCAATCTTAAAGCCATAATTTTCATGTTCCCATTCTTTTTCACCACGCCCACCATATAAATAGGTACCATTACTTAATTGTTTCAAATCAGCACTAGCATCAATTTTAGTATTCGCTTTCACCGTATTAGCTGAAGCTGCCCGATAAAAACCACGATATCCATCAGACGAACGCTTTTCATAATTCACTCCTAAAGACCACTTATCAGATAATCTAGAGTTTACTGTAACAGCTTTTTTCCAAGTATTGTTACTACCATATGACATATCAGCTACTACAGAAGTACCTTCCTCGGGCACTCCTTTTGTAATAATATTAATAACACCTGCTACTGCGTGGCCCCCATACAAAGAGGATGCGCCCCCTCTTAGAACTTCAATACGTTCCACATTCGTAATGGGCACCATATTAAAATTCACTACACCATTGTATGAACTATTTTGCTGTACCCCATCGACTAAAACTAGTACATCCGTCGAATCCATGCCACGCATAGTTAAGCTGCCTTGAGCACTCTGATCAATAAAAATACCAGGCAAAAATTGTAAGGCTTCTTGCACTGACGAGATATTCTTATGCTCTATATCTTGCGACGTAATAACACTTACACTAGCTGGCACATTCGCAATATCTTGATTAGTTTTAGTAGCAGTTACTACTACTGTCCCCAAATCATAATCCGATGTCACTACACCTTCTGCAGCTACAATTGAACTACTCAATACAATGCCAATACTACTACAACATAGTAATGCAACAAGTCTTGATTTATTCTTACCTAACATATTACCCCTCCTAAGTAAATCCCCGCTAAATATACCCATACACCTATGCGCTACATGAAAACTTCATAAATAGCCTTTATAAGTCGAATTATACTGCCCTATATTACCCCAGTCAACGAAATACACATAGTAATGAATTATTATCATAACTCAATGCCTATTTTTGAATAAAAAGTAAAAATTAATAAAATACAAAAAATCCCCCAACCATAAACGGTCGGGGGAGGGGATAAATATCAACTGTTTAATACTTTTTCTTCTAACGCTTTTTCTATTTCACCTAATGTCATACCATCACTAACTCGTTTCCAAACTAGTAACCCATTAGCACTAGCAAAATGTACAAAGGTCGCAGCAGCAGAAGGGGAAGAAAATAGTATATCTTCAATTAATTTTCCATTTTTTATTTTACTTTTATACTTATCTCTATTACGTATTACATAATTAGGACAACTAGCTGTTTTTTCTTGAACAACTTCACTACCTTTAAATACCATAAAGCCATCATTTGTCCGTTTACCATAAGCCTTATAACCTTTTAAAGTAGTAATCAACTTGTCTTCTTTCGTTTTTGTGCTTTTACCAATAGGATCAAATATTTTATAGCCCATTGTCCCTATAATCATTTTAATATAAGAAATAAACTCTTCTAACACACATTCTTTTTCTTCAGAAATATTGCCAATTGTAGGCTCTACATTATTTGTAACTTTATAACGGTTACCTTTCTTTGCCATATTACAAAATTTATTTTCCAAAAAGCTTATTTCTGTAGGGCCAAAAGAGTCATCTGATGTTGTGATAATAATAGCTTCCGTCCAATAGTCAATAGATTGATGTGCTTCTACTGCTCTAGATAAAACGCCTAACCCATTTTTTCGTATTCCTCCCTGCCCTATATAAATACTGGCGTTATCATCTTTATCAGTTCCCATTAGAAAATAAACACCACTTTGTTGTAAATATTTTAAGTCATTACAATTATCCGCTAAGGTTCTGGGGATTTTATACACTACACCTGGGCGACCTTCCATACTCCCCTTAATACGACCAGTTGGCTCTTTATCTAATAAAAATAAGGTAATAACTGCTCCATCTATAGCCAATAGTATCCCTACTTTCTCCGCAATGGTAAAATATCCTTTTCTATCATCTGTTTCAAATCAGTGGTTATAGCCCTTTTATATTTTAATCTAGAAACCGGTTCTTCAGTAGTTTCCTTATATTTAGTATAATCAGCAGTCTTAACTAACTCAGATTCGCCAGGTTGTATTTCATTTCGTGGATTATAGGTATCACCCATATATGATACAATATGCTCTTTTACGCCCCATTTTCTTGAGAAAGTTTGATATGCATACTCCCGTGCTTCTTGACTTTTATCTTCTAACAGCTCTGAAATATTAACATCTCTATATTCATTTGGATTAGACAAAATACCTTGCCAAATCTCATCTAGCATTGTAGCAATCTTAGGATTTGATTTAAATAATTCTTCAATAAATCCATTAACTTCAGCCTCTGCTTTTTTCCCGATAGAAGTAAATAAAACCTCTTGCCCTTCACTAGAGGTACTAGGCACATAGCTTTGAATTAAAGAAATAATATATTCATAATTTATTTCTTCTGTATGAGTCGTCTCTAGCTCATAACTAACATCAAACTCTATATTATCACCTGAGTCATCGCCTGTCCCTCTACGTTTTTTTAATTCATCAATAACATTTTCATATTTCCCTCGATACTCTTCC
This window encodes:
- a CDS encoding GIY-YIG nuclease family protein; this encodes MAIDGAVITLFLLDKEPTGRIKGSMEGRPGVVYKIPRTLADNCNDLKYLQQSGVYFLMGTDKDDNASIYIGQGGIRKNGLGVLSRAVEAHQSIDYWTEAIIITTSDDSFGPTEISFLENKFCNMAKKGNRYKVTNNVEPTIGNISEEKECVLEEFISYIKMIIGTMGYKIFDPIGKSTKTKEDKLITTLKGYKAYGKRTNDGFMVFKGSEVVQEKTASCPNYVIRNRDKYKSKIKNGKLIEDILFSSPSAAATFVHFASANGLLVWKRVSDGMTLGEIEKALEEKVLNS
- a CDS encoding TonB-dependent receptor, yielding MLGKNKSRLVALLCCSSIGIVLSSSIVAAEGVVTSDYDLGTVVVTATKTNQDIANVPASVSVITSQDIEHKNISSVQEALQFLPGIFIDQSAQGSLTMRGMDSTDVLVLVDGVQQNSSYNGVVNFNMVPITNVERIEVLRGGASSLYGGHAVAGVINIITKGVPEEGTSVVADMSYGSNNTWKKAVTVNSRLSDKWSLGVNYEKRSSDGYRGFYRAASANTVKANTKIDASADLKQLSNGTYLYGGRGEKEWEHENYGFKIGYNFNQDKLLTYSYSRTNSQSFYKNPFTYVRDAKGNPVWKGNILVGENKYISLSPKNFLGYDSENKRDTHILSYQDTANDFLARASYAHDKVDGFTSATVPSKYTGIDWAGVGDYSQHPGKKWAYEIEKTWHDIGKHTINAGVSYHEEEMIQKRYDLSSWHNKGSIIEQYAQDEGKVKNLAVFVQDEYKFDDEWSLFVGARYDRFKKGDGKFWRSGKNGYDTTSEGKTYNHISPKVALEYKANENMNYYVSYGESFNPPALYNIYRFGGSGMGNVIPNPDLDPEISKTWEVGMKRHLTDKDTLDISLYQVETKDKVAYTYFYAPNSSIVEYKQYINYGEENRRGIELNYEHRFNDNLSSYINYAWQMGKVSGPEITNTNQSGYNNQVDYGVPKHIFHAGLAYDRAKWIALLDMQYVSPRQNANAPGGEYGAYDGYFLVNTSVGYRVTPDFTVKFSIDNIFDREFYDNEATAGRTYTLGVRYEY